In Neisseria perflava, the DNA window ACAGCGTTGGTGCGGATGTCTTGGGCGTGAACTCCGGCGAGAGCGTTGCCGAAATGGCAAATGCGCAGAAACAGGCAGTCTTGCTGCTCAACGTCGAGCCTGAAATCGATACGGTTGACGGTGCAAAAGCCGTAGCTGCCTTGAAACAGGCGAAAAGCGTGATGGCGTTTACACCGTTTGTCAGCGAAACGCTGCTGGACGTGTGCGACGTATTGTTGCCGATTGCGCCGTTTACCGAAACATCAGGCAGCTTCATCAATATGGAAGGCCGTCTGCAATCTTTCCACGGCGTGGTACAAGGCTTCGGCGATTCGCGTCCGATGTGGAAAGTGTTGCGCGTATTAGGCAACCTGTTTGACCTGAAAGGTTTTGAATACCACGATACCGCTGCGATTCTGAAAGATGCGCTGGATGCAGAAAGTCTGCCGTCCAAACTGGACAACCGCAGCACATGGACAGGGGAGGGCATTCAGACGGCCTCAGACCGTCTCGTCCGTGTCGGCGGCGTCGGTATTTATCACACTGATTCTATCGTACGCCGTTCCGCACCGTTGCAAGAAACCAGCCATGCCGCCGTGCCTGCTGCGCGTGTAAATCCAAATACTTTGGCACGCTTGGGCCTGCAAGACGGACAAACCGCTATCGCCAAACAAAACGGCGCAAGCGTATCGGTTGACGTCAAAGCTGATGCCGGTTTGCCTGAAAACGTGGTGCATCTGCCGCTGCATACCGAAAATGCCGCGCTGGGTGCGTTGATGGACACTATTGAACTGGCGGGAGCTTGATCATGCAAGAATGGTTCCAAAACCTCTTTGCCGCAACGCTCGGTCTGGGCGATTTGGGTATCACCGTAGGCTTGGTGGTATCCGTCATCGTCAAAATCGTGATTATCCTGATTCCGCTGATTCTGACCGTTGCCTACCTGACGTATTTCGAACGTAAAGTCATCGGCTTTATGCAGCTTCGTGTCGGCCCGAACGTAACCGGTCCGTGGGGTCTGATTCAGCCGTTTGCCGACGTGTTCAAACTCTTGTTTAAAGAGGTAACTCGTCCGAAGCTGTCAAACAAAGCCCTGTTCTACATCGGCCCGATTATGTCGCTTGCACCGTCTTTTGCGGCGTGGGCAGTGATTCCGTTCAACGAAGAATGGGTACTGACCAACATCAATATCGGCCTTTTGTACATCCTGATGATTACCTCGCTGTCGGTTTACGGCGTGATCATCGCGGGCTGGGCTTCTAACTCAAAATATTCGTTCTTGGGTGCAATGCGTGCTTCCGCGCAAAGCATTTCCTACGAGATTGCCATGAGTGCCGCACTGGTGTGTGTCGTGATGGTATCGGGCAGTATGAACTTCTCCGACATCGTTGCCGCACAAGCCAAAGGTATTGCCGGCGGCTCGGTATTCTCTTGGAACTGGCTGCCGCTCTTCCCAATCTTCATCGTCTATCTGATTTCCGCCGTTGCAGAAACCAACCGCGCGCCGTTTGACGTGGCAGAGGGTGAGTCCGAAATCGTTGCCGGTCACCACGTTGAATATTCCGGCTTCGCATTCGCGCTGTTCTTCCTTGCCGAATACATTTTCATGATTCTGATTGCCGCTCTGACATCGCTGATGTTCCTCGGCGGCTGGTTGTCTCCGTTCCCGCAAAGCTGGGGCTTTATCGGTACGCCTTCCGCATTCTGGATGTTTGTGAAAATGGCGGCGGTTCTGTACTGGTATCTGTGGATCCGTGCAACTTTCCCACGCTACCGTTACGACCAAATCATGCGTTTGGGCTGGAAAGTGCTGATTCCGATCGGCTTCGCCTACATCGTGGTTTTGGGTGTGTGGATGATTTCACCGCTGAATTTGTGGAAATAGGGCAGGGAGGCCGTCTGAAAGTTTTCAGGTAGCCTGAACCCCAAATTTTTAACCGTTTCAAACCGAGAGAAACCGATGAAAGCTCAATGCCTGTGCGGCGCAGTATCACTGGAAACCGCCGAAAACCGCGAACTCCACGCCTGCCATTGCGGGAAATGCCGCACATGGGGCAGCGGCGCGTCTTTTACTTTGGCCGCCCGGTCGCCCGAAATCACAGGCAGCGAGCACATCGCGCATTATCAGTCGTCCGAATGGGCGCAACGCTGTTTTTGCAAACACTGCGGCACACACCTGTTTGTGCAGGTTGGCAACGATTATTACATCAACGCCGGGCTGTTTGCCGACAACGCGGGCTTTGAAACTACCTCACAAATCTTTATTGATTGCAAAGCTCCGTATTATGACTTGGCCAACGATACCCCGAAGCTGACCGAAGCCGAGTTTTTAGAAATGGTGGGCGCGGCAGGTTAAAAAAACCGCTTTCAGACGGCCTGTAAACAGAACAATCCGAAAAGAGCATCCGAAAATGGCTAATTTAGTAAAAACCTTCCTGCTGGGCGAATTGGTGAAAGGCATGGGCGTAACGCTCAAAAACTTCTTCGCCCGCAAAGACACGATTTACTTCCCCGAAGAAAAAACGCCGCAATCCGTGCGTTTCCGCGGCCTGCACGCGCAACGCCGTTATCCGAACGGCGAAGAGCGCTGTATTGCGTGTAAATTGTGCGAGGCAGTTTGTCCAGCAATGGCGATTAACATTGAATCGGAAGAACGCGAAGACGGCACCCGCCGCACCAAGCGTTACGACATCGACCTGACCAAGTGTATCTTCTGCGGTTTCTGCGAAGAGGCCTGCCCGACCGATGCGATTGTAGAAACCCATATTTTTGAATACCACGGCGAGAAAAAAGGCGACTTGCACATGACCAAGCCGATTCTTTTGGCCATTGGCGACAAATACGAAGCTGAAATCGCCAAACGCAAAGCCGCTGACGCGCCGTATCGTTAAGGAGCAGACGAATGACTTTTTCTGCGATTCTGTTCTATATTCTTGCCGCTATCGTTTTGTACGGTGCGGTTCGTACCGTCACCGCTAAAAACCCTGTTCACGCCGCTTTGCATCTGGTGCTGACCTTCTGCGTGAGCGCGATGCTTTGGATGCTGATGCAGGCCGAATTCTTGGGCGTGACGCTGGTGGTGGTTTACGTCGGCGCCGTGATGGTGTTGTTCTTGTTCGTTGTAATGATGTTGAACATCGACATTGAGGAAATGCGCGCCGGTTTCTGGCGTCATGCGCCTGTTGCCGGTGTGGTTGGCACATTGTTGGCGGTTACCCTGATCCTGATTTTGGTCAACCCGAAAACCGACCTTGCCGCATTTGGCCTGATGAAAGACATTCCGGCCGATTACAACAATATCCGCGATTTGGGCAGCCGTATTTATACCGACTATCTGTTGCCGTTTGAATTGGCGGCGGTATTGCTGCTGTTGGGTATGGTAGCCGCGATTGCTCTGGTTCACCGTAAAACGGTTAATCCGAAACGCATGGATCCTGCCGACCAAGTTAAAGTACGCGCCGATCAAGGCCGTATGCGTCTGGTGAAAATGGAAGCGGTCAAACCGCAAGTCGAATCTGCCGAAGAAAGCGAAGTTTCAGACGGCCTCAAGCCGGAAGGGGAGGGCAAAGCATGATTACCTTGACGCATTATTTGGTATTGGGTGCGCTCCTGTTCGGTATCAGCGCAATGGGTATCTTTATGAACCGCAAAAACGTGCTGGTATTGCTGATGTCCATCGAGCTGATGCTCTTGGCGGTGAACTTCAACTTTATCGCCTTTTCGCAACATCTAGGCGATACCGCCGGACAGATTTTCGTATTCTTCGTACTGACCGTTGCTGCTGCCGAATCCGCCATCGGTTTGGCGATTATGGTGCTGGTGTATCGCAACCGACAAACGATTAATGTTGCCGATTTGGACGAGTTGAAAGGGTAGGGCGGATGCCGTCTGAACAAACCGATCAAGCGAATATCGAGCAATGGGTGTTTAAGCCGCGTTCGCTTTTAGTTTTGTGCTGGGTTGCTGTCCCATTTTTCCTGTCGATTTGGCTGGTGTGGTTTGCGTTTGCATGGGCTGGGCGGTTGGGCTGGCTGTTTGGCTTATTGTCGGTTTTGTGTGCGGGTATCGGGATTGCCGGATGGAAGATGTGGCAAAATTCGCGCCGCAATACGGGCAGAGATCGGGAATTCATACGTTTGGACGAAGACGGTTTGTCTTATTGCATACACGGCTGTGGGGCGGGTAAGGTGAAATACACATGGATACGCTCTGTGTATCAAGTTCATACAAGGGGCTGTCAAGGCATTGCGGTGGAATACCGTAGACCTGAAACAGGCGTGGTTTTGGATACAATAATGCTGACTGACCTAGACCGCTTGGACTTAGATAGGAACGGTTTCAAATTGGCAGATCCACGCGACATCATCACTAAAGCGATTAGGGCGCGTTGCCAAGACAGGCAGCTTTATCGGATTTGAATGCTGTTGCACGGTTTGGCTGAAAATCTGAAGCCTGTAAGGAAAAAAATTTAAGGTTGGACAACCTGCCTTATGGCGTGAGGTCGTCTGAAAACCAAGACAAAGTAGATTGGTCGGATTAGGGAATCCGACCGACAAAACAAACATAGATTTTTAAATCAAAAAGGTTCATCCAAAATGAACGACATGACTTTATATCTCATCATTGCCCTCGTGCCTTTGGCAGGCTCGCTGATTGCGGGTTTGTTCGGCAATAAAATCGGACGTGCCGGCGCGCATACGGTTACGATACTCGGCGTGGCGGTGTCCGCCGTGTTGTCGGCTTATGTGCTGTGGGGCTTTATCGACGGCAGCCGCGCCAAGTTTGACGAGAATGTCTATACCTGGCTGACGATGGGCGGTTTGGATTTTTCCGTCGGCTTCTTGGTCGATACGATGACGGCGATGATGATGGTCGTGGTCACCGGCGTATCGCTGATGGTACATATCTACACCATCGGCTATATGCACGATGAAAAAGTCGGCTACCAACGCTTCTTCAGCTACATTTCTTTATTTACTTTCAGCATGTTGATGCTGATTATGAGCAACAACTTCATCCAGCTCTTTTTCGGTTGGGAAGCTGTGGGCTTGGTGTCGTATCTCTTGATCGGTTTCTATTTCAAACGTCCGAGCGCGATTTTTGCCAACCTGAAAGCCTTTTTGGTTAACCGTGTCGGCGACTT includes these proteins:
- the nuoH gene encoding NADH-quinone oxidoreductase subunit NuoH, whose amino-acid sequence is MQEWFQNLFAATLGLGDLGITVGLVVSVIVKIVIILIPLILTVAYLTYFERKVIGFMQLRVGPNVTGPWGLIQPFADVFKLLFKEVTRPKLSNKALFYIGPIMSLAPSFAAWAVIPFNEEWVLTNINIGLLYILMITSLSVYGVIIAGWASNSKYSFLGAMRASAQSISYEIAMSAALVCVVMVSGSMNFSDIVAAQAKGIAGGSVFSWNWLPLFPIFIVYLISAVAETNRAPFDVAEGESEIVAGHHVEYSGFAFALFFLAEYIFMILIAALTSLMFLGGWLSPFPQSWGFIGTPSAFWMFVKMAAVLYWYLWIRATFPRYRYDQIMRLGWKVLIPIGFAYIVVLGVWMISPLNLWK
- a CDS encoding GFA family protein; the encoded protein is MKAQCLCGAVSLETAENRELHACHCGKCRTWGSGASFTLAARSPEITGSEHIAHYQSSEWAQRCFCKHCGTHLFVQVGNDYYINAGLFADNAGFETTSQIFIDCKAPYYDLANDTPKLTEAEFLEMVGAAG
- the nuoI gene encoding NADH-quinone oxidoreductase subunit NuoI, which translates into the protein MANLVKTFLLGELVKGMGVTLKNFFARKDTIYFPEEKTPQSVRFRGLHAQRRYPNGEERCIACKLCEAVCPAMAINIESEEREDGTRRTKRYDIDLTKCIFCGFCEEACPTDAIVETHIFEYHGEKKGDLHMTKPILLAIGDKYEAEIAKRKAADAPYR
- a CDS encoding NADH-quinone oxidoreductase subunit J — its product is MTFSAILFYILAAIVLYGAVRTVTAKNPVHAALHLVLTFCVSAMLWMLMQAEFLGVTLVVVYVGAVMVLFLFVVMMLNIDIEEMRAGFWRHAPVAGVVGTLLAVTLILILVNPKTDLAAFGLMKDIPADYNNIRDLGSRIYTDYLLPFELAAVLLLLGMVAAIALVHRKTVNPKRMDPADQVKVRADQGRMRLVKMEAVKPQVESAEESEVSDGLKPEGEGKA
- the nuoK gene encoding NADH-quinone oxidoreductase subunit NuoK, which produces MITLTHYLVLGALLFGISAMGIFMNRKNVLVLLMSIELMLLAVNFNFIAFSQHLGDTAGQIFVFFVLTVAAAESAIGLAIMVLVYRNRQTINVADLDELKG